The Benincasa hispida cultivar B227 chromosome 9, ASM972705v1, whole genome shotgun sequence genome has a segment encoding these proteins:
- the LOC120085422 gene encoding probable DNA replication complex GINS protein PSF1 produces MYGRKACQLVKELTSGEKGQLTHFNSDLFEQVISECQQHHLELQSLIRKVQEEGLDLQTTKNEDHFGALIHHLALVRNKRCLMAYVHNRAEIIRSLIWKIVGSMIPPEIQEKLSNSEEEYFKKHSARVKEYMSKLELDLTVDMVPPKDPYIQVRVLDDIGEGIVLSDDKTANFALHSIHFLKRTDAEQYISRGLMEELRG; encoded by the exons ATGTATGGAAGAAAAGCATGCCAGTTGGTGAAAGAGTTAACAAGCGGCGAGAAAGGACAGCTAACACACTTCAAT AGCGACCTATTTGAACAGGTTATTTCAGAATGCCAGCAGCATCATCTTGAGCTTCAGTCCTTGATTAG GAAAGTACAGGAAGAAGGATTAGATCTTCAGACAACTAAGAATGAAGATCATTTTGGTGCACTCATTCACCACCTTGCATTAGTTCGCAATAAACGTTGCCTTATGGCTTATGT GCATAATCGAGCTGAGATTATAAGAAGTTTGATATGGAAGATAGTAGGATCTATGATTCCACCGGAAATACAAGAGAAGCTCAGCAACTCAGAGGAAGAGTATTTCAAGAAGCATTCTGCACGTGTGAAAGAATATATGTCAAAACTAGAGTTGGATTTGACTGTG GATATGGTGCCACCTAAGGATCCTTATATCCAGGTGAGGGTGCTCGATGATATCGGCGAAGGAATCGTACTGAGTGATGATAAAACAGCAAATTTTGCACTTCATTCCATACATTTTCTTAAACGAACAGATGCTGAACAATACATCTCACGG GGGTTGATGGAGGAGCTTAGAGGCTGA